One Tripterygium wilfordii isolate XIE 37 chromosome 10, ASM1340144v1, whole genome shotgun sequence DNA segment encodes these proteins:
- the LOC120007122 gene encoding protein LIGHT-DEPENDENT SHORT HYPOCOTYLS 4-like codes for MDSIPDMDITVTTTTTPPATSSSATSSQSSSRYENQKRRDWNTFGQYLNNHRPPLSLSRCSGAHVLEFLRYLDQFGKTKVHTPICPFYGHPNPPAPCPCPLRQAWGSLDALIGRLRAAFEENGGKPEANPFGARAVRLYLREVRDLQSKARGISYEKKKRKRPPQPLPSTLLQQQQQQLHALQSPPPGASA; via the coding sequence ATGGATTCAATCCCAGATATGGACATCACagtcaccaccaccacaacaccACCAGCCACGTCATCATCGGCGACGTCGTCGCAATCAAGCAGCCGTTACGAGAACCAGAAGCGTCGGGACTGGAACACGTTCGGACAGTACTTGAACAACCACCGGCCACCGCTGTCCCTCTCTCGCTGCAGCGGGGCCCACGTCCTGGAATTCCTCCGGTACCTTGACCAATTCGGGAAGACTAAAGTGCATACTCCGATTTGCCCTTTTTACGGGCACCCGAACCCTCCTGCCCCTTGCCCTTGCCCTCTCAGGCAGGCGTGGGGCAGCCTCGACGCCCTCATCGGCCGTCTCCGAGCCGCGTTCGAGGAGAACGGAGGGAAGCCTGAGGCCAATCCATTTGGGGCTCGTGCTGTGAGGCTTTATCTTCGCGAGGTTCGGGACTTGCAGTCGAAAGCCAGAGGGATTAGTTACGAGAAAAAGAAGCGTAAGCGTCCACCGCAGCCACTGCCTTCCACACTgcttcaacaacaacaacagcaactTCATGCTCTGCAGTCACCTCCTCCAGGTGCAAGTGCCTGA